One window from the genome of Helicoverpa armigera isolate CAAS_96S chromosome 4, ASM3070526v1, whole genome shotgun sequence encodes:
- the LOC126055923 gene encoding very long chain fatty acid elongase AAEL008004 codes for MAVVQHAMNGYKYVFEELSDPRTKDWWLVSGPGPLLTILATYLYFCTKAGPRYMKDKKPYNLKLVVMVYNVFQIALSLFMTIIGLSYFFTESYDNKCYSVDYSDSPRAMKWASGVWWFFFAKITELLDTVFFVLRKKERQISFLHLYHHTIMPVIGWIGVKYAAGGQAVPEGSINAFIHVVMYTYYLISGLGPQYQKYLWWKKHLTTMQLIQFCLVVYLNVNSLSSSSCNYPKYLSWLVMFNCMAFFYMFGKFYYNSYVQGSKKRFVTVCEKEL; via the exons atggcgGTGGTTCAGCATGCGATGAATGGATACAAATATGTATTCGAAGAATTATCGG atccTCGCACAAAAGACTGGTGGCTAGTATCAGGGCCAGGCCCACTCCTCACAATACTGGCCACATACCTCTACTTCTGCActaaagctggtccaagatacATGAAGGATAAGAAGCCGTATAACTTGAAACTGGTGGTCATGGTCTACAATGTGTTTCAGATAGCATTGAGTCTGTTTATGACTATTATT ggTTTGAGCTACTTCTTCACCGAAAGCTATGACAACAAATGCTACTCAGTTGATTACTCGGACAGCCCGAGGGCTATGAAA tgggCATCAGGAGTGTGGTGGTTTTTCTTTGCGAAGATCACGGAACTGCTTGATACAGTCTTCTTCGTGCTGCGAAAGAAAGAGAGGCAGATCTCCTTCCTACATTTGTACCATCACACGATCATGCCGGTTATTGGGTGGATTGGAGTTAAATATGCTGCAG GAGGACAAGCAGTACCCGAAGGTTCCATCAATGCGTTCATCCACGTCGTCATGTACACTTACTACCTGATCTCCGGTCTCGGTCCTCAGTACCAGAAGTACCTGTGGTGGAAGAAACACCTCACCACCATGCAGCTG ATCCAGTTCTGCCTCGTAGTCTACCTCAACGTGAACAGCCTCTCTTCAAGTAGTTGCAACTACCCCAAGTACCTGAGCTGGCTCGTCATGTTCAACTGCATGGCTTTCTTCTATATGTTCGGCAAATTCTACTACAATAGCTACGTCCAAGGGAGCAAGAAACGGTTCGTCACCGTCTGCGAAAAAGAACTTTGA